Proteins found in one Vallitalea guaymasensis genomic segment:
- a CDS encoding GNAT family N-acetyltransferase: MIRDVKLSDAQAICDIYNYYVENTVVTFEEENVTVEDMADKIKYITDKYCFIVYEKKGKVVGYAYVSEWRGRSAYRFCVESSIYLDKDYSGRGVGTILYEELIDRLRKLNFRVIMGVVALPNEPSVKLHERIGFKKAGHFEKVGLKFNKWIDVGYWQYNIK, translated from the coding sequence ATGATTAGAGATGTAAAATTAAGTGATGCTCAGGCAATATGTGATATCTATAATTATTATGTGGAAAATACGGTTGTTACTTTTGAAGAAGAAAATGTAACAGTAGAGGATATGGCAGATAAGATTAAGTATATTACGGATAAATACTGTTTTATAGTATATGAAAAAAAGGGTAAAGTAGTTGGATATGCGTATGTTTCTGAGTGGAGAGGTAGAAGTGCATATCGTTTTTGCGTTGAATCGTCAATATACTTGGATAAAGATTATAGTGGTAGAGGTGTCGGAACTATTTTGTATGAAGAATTAATAGATAGATTGCGAAAACTTAATTTTAGAGTGATAATGGGAGTTGTAGCGTTGCCTAATGAGCCAAGTGTGAAGTTACATGAAAGAATTGGATTCAAGAAGGCGGGGCATTTTGAAAAAGTTGGTTTGAAATTTAATAAATGGATAGATGTAGGATATTGGCAATATAATATTAAATGA
- a CDS encoding N-acetylmuramoyl-L-alanine amidase: protein MDNYKIIWKGNDNTNKSTRRGHAPKVIVDHITEGSAKSTINWFTSSGNTVSSAHFLVTKSGEIYQFVKIEDNAWANGINSYNRKYSTASIVKEMGVNPNWYSVSIEHEGIHRMTQGKLTDKQLAATIWLHQYIIDYVKRKWDVNIPLDRKHILGHYEIDPRRKPNCPGEKYPFNQIIQALNNKNTLTDIKGHWAEQDINEVVLQGIMSGYPNGEFKPDEKVSRAELATVIARLLKKEV, encoded by the coding sequence ATGGATAATTATAAAATCATTTGGAAAGGAAATGACAACACCAACAAGTCTACTAGAAGAGGACATGCCCCTAAAGTAATTGTTGACCACATAACAGAAGGGTCAGCAAAATCTACTATAAATTGGTTTACTAGTTCAGGTAATACAGTATCATCAGCACATTTTCTTGTTACTAAATCAGGAGAGATATATCAATTTGTAAAGATTGAAGATAATGCATGGGCTAATGGAATTAATTCATATAACAGAAAATATTCTACTGCATCTATTGTGAAAGAGATGGGAGTCAATCCTAATTGGTATTCGGTTTCTATAGAACATGAAGGAATACATAGGATGACACAAGGAAAATTGACAGATAAACAGTTGGCAGCAACCATTTGGTTACATCAATATATAATAGATTATGTTAAAAGAAAATGGGATGTTAATATACCTTTAGATAGAAAACATATACTGGGACATTATGAAATTGATCCAAGAAGGAAACCAAATTGTCCAGGAGAAAAATACCCTTTTAATCAAATTATACAAGCATTGAATAATAAAAATACCTTAACTGATATTAAGGGGCATTGGGCAGAACAAGATATAAATGAGGTTGTTTTACAAGGTATAATGTCTGGGTATCCAAATGGAGAGTTTAAACCTGATGAAAAAGTATCACGAGCGGAACTAGCAACAGTTATAGCTAGATTACTTAAAAAGGAGGTGTAG
- a CDS encoding threonine/serine exporter family protein — protein MIIQVIAAFFATLFFSIIFNISKNQLLYCGINGAIGWLVYLLTINMDSIIFSTFLGALTISIIAHILSKIRKAPVTIYLIAGIIPLVPGAILYKAIYNIVIQDYDMSTYYGIQAIELACAIAVAVFLVASVTKSPRMRK, from the coding sequence ATGATTATTCAAGTGATAGCAGCTTTTTTTGCAACTTTGTTTTTCTCAATAATTTTTAACATCTCAAAAAATCAGCTACTTTATTGTGGTATTAACGGAGCTATAGGCTGGCTCGTTTATTTATTAACAATAAATATGGACTCCATTATTTTTTCAACATTCCTTGGAGCTCTAACTATTAGTATTATAGCCCATATATTATCTAAAATAAGGAAAGCACCGGTTACTATATATTTAATTGCAGGTATCATCCCTTTAGTTCCTGGAGCAATTCTGTATAAAGCTATCTATAATATTGTAATTCAAGATTATGATATGTCTACATATTATGGTATACAGGCTATCGAACTGGCATGTGCTATAGCTGTAGCAGTTTTTTTGGTTGCCTCTGTAACAAAATCTCCAAGAATGAGAAAATAA
- a CDS encoding threonine/serine exporter family protein, with product MNYKLIFKSAILSGEIMLRNGAETYRVEDTINRILKTTNFQVIESFVTPTGIFATLDDPTIEMITYVKRVNKRTIHLSKVELTNDISRKYCTNQLTIEEAYEKLLEVKGKSAYSNMLTIIATGLAAGFFTTVFSGNLRDFIASSIIGANLALIDILFKKLNIYKFFYDIVGGCLIALIAILFTKLIPLGTNFDLIIIGSIMPLVPGVAFTNAIRDTIEGNLLSGISRGVEALIVAASIATGVGVVLKLYYLLSGGIAI from the coding sequence ATGAACTATAAACTAATTTTCAAATCAGCTATTCTTTCAGGAGAGATCATGTTAAGAAATGGCGCTGAGACTTATAGAGTTGAAGATACTATAAATAGAATATTGAAAACAACTAATTTTCAGGTTATAGAATCCTTTGTTACACCGACAGGAATATTTGCCACTTTAGACGATCCAACAATTGAAATGATTACATATGTGAAAAGGGTTAATAAAAGAACTATCCATCTATCCAAAGTAGAACTTACCAACGATATTTCCCGAAAATACTGTACCAATCAACTTACTATAGAAGAAGCTTATGAAAAATTACTTGAAGTTAAAGGAAAATCGGCTTATTCAAATATGCTGACAATTATAGCTACTGGTCTGGCCGCTGGTTTTTTTACAACAGTTTTTAGTGGAAATCTTAGAGATTTTATTGCATCTTCTATTATCGGTGCCAACTTAGCTCTTATAGATATATTATTTAAGAAATTGAATATATATAAGTTTTTTTATGATATAGTTGGTGGTTGTTTGATTGCACTGATTGCTATTTTATTTACTAAACTTATTCCCCTTGGAACGAACTTCGACTTAATAATTATTGGTTCCATCATGCCTTTGGTTCCAGGTGTTGCTTTTACCAATGCAATTAGAGATACCATTGAAGGTAATTTATTGTCTGGTATTTCAAGAGGTGTTGAAGCTCTTATTGTAGCCGCATCCATTGCAACTGGTGTAGGAGTAGTTCTGAAACTATATTACTTGTTATCTGGAGGTATAGCAATATGA
- a CDS encoding sodium-dependent transporter, whose protein sequence is MKDNNVQRSQWGSKIGFILAAGGSAVGLGNIWRFPYLAGENGGGAFVLIYLITVAIIGFTLMLAEFTIGRYSQSNAVGAFKNIDKRFGFIGFIGVIVAFLIMGFYMIVGGWSLAYIFKAITGTISTTDPNFLSSSFNELVVNDFQPIFWGGIYIILNIFIVSSGINKGIEKASKILMPALFVIMIILTFKSLSLEGAMEGVKFFIKPNFSEITPKVVLNAAGQAFFSLSLGMTCMVTYGSYLNKSENLVKNAMIVPLLDTLVAIMAGFVILPAVFAFGFTPEEGPSLAFVTIPAVFTTMGTNLGTIFSTLFFILLTIAAITSSISLLEIPVAYLIEQRKWTRRKAVIITSIIVFVMCIFSSLSKGSLSHVMIGGKSIFDLYGFLTSNILQPFGGLMVCLFLGWILGKKKALNEATNEGTVKFRLANLWIFLLKYIIPVLIFLIFLSGLGVFNI, encoded by the coding sequence TTGAAGGATAATAATGTTCAGAGAAGTCAATGGGGAAGTAAAATAGGTTTTATACTGGCTGCTGGAGGATCAGCTGTTGGTTTAGGAAATATATGGAGATTTCCATATCTAGCTGGAGAAAATGGTGGAGGAGCTTTTGTACTTATTTATTTAATAACTGTAGCAATAATAGGGTTCACATTAATGCTTGCAGAATTTACTATTGGAAGATACTCTCAAAGTAATGCAGTTGGAGCCTTTAAAAATATTGATAAAAGATTTGGTTTTATAGGATTCATCGGTGTTATAGTCGCATTTTTGATTATGGGTTTTTATATGATTGTTGGTGGATGGTCATTAGCATATATTTTTAAGGCTATCACAGGAACAATAAGTACAACAGACCCAAACTTTTTATCTAGTTCATTTAATGAGTTGGTAGTTAATGACTTTCAACCAATTTTTTGGGGTGGCATATATATAATTCTTAATATTTTCATAGTTTCATCAGGTATAAATAAAGGAATTGAAAAGGCTAGTAAAATCCTTATGCCTGCATTATTTGTAATTATGATAATACTGACTTTCAAGAGTTTATCACTTGAAGGAGCTATGGAGGGTGTTAAATTTTTTATTAAACCTAACTTTAGTGAGATAACACCAAAAGTAGTCCTCAACGCAGCTGGTCAAGCATTTTTTTCTTTGAGTCTAGGTATGACATGTATGGTTACTTACGGAAGCTACTTAAATAAAAGTGAAAACTTAGTTAAGAATGCAATGATAGTACCATTGCTAGACACATTAGTAGCCATTATGGCTGGATTTGTTATTCTTCCAGCAGTATTTGCATTCGGTTTTACACCTGAGGAAGGACCAAGTCTTGCATTTGTTACTATTCCAGCAGTATTCACTACAATGGGAACTAACCTGGGAACTATATTTTCAACACTATTCTTTATATTATTGACTATAGCTGCTATTACTTCATCTATATCCCTATTGGAGATACCAGTTGCTTACTTAATAGAACAACGAAAATGGACCAGAAGAAAAGCAGTTATTATTACTAGTATAATTGTATTTGTAATGTGTATATTTTCATCATTATCAAAAGGCAGCTTAAGCCATGTAATGATTGGTGGTAAAAGCATATTCGACCTATATGGTTTTCTGACTTCCAATATACTACAACCATTTGGAGGATTGATGGTCTGCTTGTTTCTTGGTTGGATATTAGGTAAGAAAAAAGCATTGAATGAAGCTACCAATGAAGGTACAGTCAAGTTTAGATTAGCTAACTTATGGATCTTTTTATTGAAATATATAATACCTGTACTTATTTTCCTAATATTCTTATCAGGGTTAGGTGTTTTCAATATTTAG
- a CDS encoding serine hydroxymethyltransferase: MYTFDEVKSVDPELASALDKEINRQRDNIELIASENFVSKAVLAAMGSQLTNKYAEGYPGKRYYGGCECVDIAEDLARDRVKELFGAEHANVQPHSGANANLAVYFAVLNPGDTIMGMNLSHGGHLTHGSPVNISGKQYKIVPYGVNEEGYIDYDELMKIAKESKPKLIVAGASAYARTIDFKKFREVADEVGAYLMVDMAHIAGLVAAGLHPNPVPYADFVTSTTHKTLRGPRGGLILCPEKYAKIIDKAIFPGIQGGPLMHVIAAKAVSFKEALSEDFKKYQQQTINNAKALAEGLTKRGFNLVSGGTDNHLLLVDLQNMDLTGKVAEKLLDEVSVTCNKNTVPFDPKSPFVTSGIRLGTPAVTTRGMKEEDMDTIAEIIYLALSDFENNKEKAQNLVKDLVKKYPLY, translated from the coding sequence ATGTATACATTTGATGAAGTTAAAAGCGTTGATCCAGAATTAGCTAGTGCACTGGATAAGGAAATAAACAGACAAAGGGATAATATTGAACTTATAGCATCAGAGAATTTTGTATCAAAAGCAGTATTAGCAGCAATGGGAAGCCAGTTAACTAATAAATATGCAGAAGGTTACCCAGGTAAAAGATATTATGGCGGTTGTGAATGCGTAGATATAGCGGAAGATCTAGCTAGAGACAGAGTAAAAGAATTATTTGGTGCAGAACATGCTAATGTTCAACCTCATTCTGGCGCTAACGCTAACTTAGCAGTTTATTTTGCAGTACTTAATCCTGGTGATACTATTATGGGTATGAATTTATCACATGGGGGACACTTAACACACGGAAGCCCTGTTAATATTTCAGGTAAACAATATAAAATCGTACCATATGGTGTAAACGAAGAAGGTTACATTGATTACGATGAACTAATGAAAATCGCAAAAGAAAGCAAACCAAAGCTTATTGTAGCAGGAGCAAGTGCTTATGCTAGAACAATAGATTTCAAGAAATTCAGAGAAGTAGCTGATGAAGTTGGAGCTTATCTAATGGTAGATATGGCACATATTGCAGGTTTAGTTGCTGCGGGACTTCATCCAAATCCAGTACCATACGCTGACTTTGTAACATCTACAACTCATAAAACATTAAGAGGACCTAGAGGCGGACTTATCTTATGTCCAGAAAAATATGCCAAGATAATTGATAAAGCTATATTCCCAGGTATCCAAGGTGGACCTTTGATGCACGTTATAGCTGCAAAAGCAGTCAGCTTCAAAGAAGCTTTATCAGAAGACTTTAAAAAATATCAGCAACAAACAATCAACAATGCTAAAGCTTTAGCTGAAGGTCTAACTAAAAGAGGATTTAATCTTGTATCAGGGGGAACAGATAATCATCTACTATTAGTTGACCTTCAAAATATGGACTTAACTGGTAAAGTTGCAGAAAAATTACTAGACGAAGTATCAGTAACATGCAACAAAAACACAGTACCATTTGACCCTAAGAGTCCATTTGTAACTAGCGGAATAAGACTTGGAACACCTGCTGTTACAACAAGAGGAATGAAAGAAGAAGATATGGATACCATCGCCGAAATCATATATCTAGCACTAAGCGATTTCGAAAACAACAAAGAAAAAGCACAGAACCTAGTAAAAGACCTAGTAAAAAAATATCCACTATACTAA
- a CDS encoding TraB/GumN family protein — MKQSRKLFTILCMSLVLCLVSINYNFQVAYANPAPIKQQQPEQPSIWALEDVQMLSIYDIIDISMFGQYQSNVTYRELYTVGVKLYEKLTGETVSDEDITIDDIALQKAAYKLFNVFLLDDNMNVVVTRKDVVNVLYKVIKKAEPTFDYELDYSLSFDDISSADGNLNGVGYLVSNNLLNGIGNNKLGLENNCTKEQLFALTRRAYYYAIQKSDRAAKGAFWKVSGGKNTVYLLGSIHIADSRIYPMNDDILEAFDSSDALAVEVNLLDSQEGIAYMQQKMVYSDGTTIDQHVSKETYEAYEEAMKSFGVLTKEQYDILKPWSAAFTIQNMQTAEQSIHAGLGVDVYFMSKALFRKPIIEIEGYKFQTDLFESFDPEFQEQFLQSVLTKPEEKADNDETDPAVDSMDNNVEVIAGMLESWRKGNVEELEEVVAYDENATDEFTKKFWIDRNDHMYESVLSYLNDDSGKTYFVIVGAGHMVTNAGIVNKLEDEGYSVEQIK; from the coding sequence GTGAAACAATCAAGAAAGTTATTTACTATTTTGTGTATGTCACTTGTTCTTTGTTTAGTATCAATCAATTACAATTTTCAAGTAGCATATGCGAATCCTGCACCAATCAAGCAGCAACAACCTGAACAACCTAGCATATGGGCATTAGAAGATGTTCAGATGTTAAGTATCTATGATATTATTGATATATCTATGTTTGGGCAATATCAATCAAATGTAACTTATAGAGAATTATATACTGTAGGTGTTAAGTTATATGAAAAATTAACTGGCGAAACAGTATCTGATGAAGATATAACAATTGATGATATAGCTTTACAAAAAGCTGCTTACAAATTATTTAACGTATTTTTATTAGATGATAATATGAATGTAGTCGTTACAAGAAAAGATGTTGTAAACGTTCTATATAAAGTTATCAAAAAAGCTGAACCAACTTTCGACTATGAACTGGATTATTCACTTTCTTTTGATGATATTTCATCAGCAGATGGTAATCTTAATGGTGTGGGATATTTGGTTTCTAATAACCTTCTAAATGGTATCGGTAATAATAAGCTGGGACTTGAAAACAATTGTACTAAGGAACAACTTTTCGCTTTAACAAGAAGAGCTTATTATTATGCTATTCAAAAATCTGATAGAGCTGCAAAAGGTGCTTTTTGGAAAGTTAGCGGTGGAAAAAATACAGTTTATCTTCTAGGTTCAATACATATAGCAGATTCACGTATTTATCCAATGAATGATGACATATTAGAAGCTTTTGATTCATCTGATGCTTTAGCTGTTGAGGTTAATTTATTAGACAGTCAAGAAGGAATTGCTTATATGCAGCAAAAAATGGTATATTCTGATGGAACTACTATAGACCAACATGTTTCAAAAGAAACATATGAAGCTTATGAAGAAGCAATGAAGAGTTTTGGTGTTCTTACAAAAGAACAATATGATATATTAAAACCTTGGAGTGCGGCTTTTACCATTCAAAATATGCAAACTGCTGAACAATCAATTCACGCAGGACTTGGTGTAGATGTTTATTTTATGTCCAAGGCATTATTCAGAAAACCAATTATTGAAATTGAAGGTTATAAATTCCAAACTGATCTATTTGAATCCTTTGACCCAGAGTTCCAAGAGCAATTTTTACAGAGTGTATTAACTAAGCCTGAAGAAAAAGCAGATAATGATGAAACTGATCCTGCTGTTGATTCAATGGATAATAATGTTGAAGTGATTGCTGGAATGTTAGAATCTTGGAGAAAAGGAAATGTTGAAGAATTAGAAGAAGTAGTGGCGTATGATGAAAATGCTACTGATGAATTTACTAAGAAATTCTGGATAGATAGAAATGATCATATGTATGAGAGTGTATTAAGTTATCTTAATGATGATAGTGGAAAAACTTATTTTGTAATAGTTGGAGCTGGTCATATGGTAACTAATGCAGGGATAGTTAATAAGTTAGAGGACGAAGGTTATAGTGTTGAACAGATAAAATAA
- a CDS encoding lactate utilization protein, translating to MTPRKKYYENTSKNLIKQFQKRRIEAYYCENKELAKDKILELLKDGSTVSWGGSMTLQEIDLFDSLKNGNYNLLDRSTAKNNEEAAEIYHQALSADYYLMSSNAITLDGKLVNIDGNGNRLAALIYGPDNVIVVAGMNKVVLDEESALKRVRNEASPINTVRLNKNTPCSITGKCSDCLSDDCICCQTVITRMSRVPNRIKVILIGEELGY from the coding sequence ATGACACCTAGAAAAAAATATTATGAAAACACAAGTAAGAATCTTATAAAACAATTTCAGAAAAGAAGAATTGAAGCTTATTATTGTGAAAACAAAGAATTGGCAAAAGATAAAATCCTTGAGTTATTAAAAGATGGATCTACAGTTTCATGGGGTGGTTCAATGACCTTACAAGAAATTGACTTATTTGATTCTCTAAAAAATGGTAATTATAATCTATTGGACAGAAGTACTGCCAAGAATAATGAAGAGGCAGCGGAAATTTATCATCAGGCTCTTTCTGCTGATTATTATCTTATGAGTTCCAATGCTATCACACTTGATGGAAAACTAGTTAATATTGATGGTAATGGTAATAGACTTGCTGCTCTAATATATGGTCCTGATAATGTAATCGTCGTTGCTGGAATGAATAAGGTTGTTTTAGATGAAGAGTCTGCATTGAAAAGAGTTAGAAATGAAGCTTCACCTATTAATACAGTTAGATTAAATAAGAATACACCATGTTCAATCACAGGTAAATGCAGTGATTGCCTTAGTGATGATTGTATTTGTTGTCAAACAGTCATAACAAGAATGTCACGAGTACCTAATAGAATAAAGGTCATTCTTATTGGAGAAGAATTAGGATATTAA
- the ku gene encoding non-homologous end joining protein Ku yields MHTMWKGSISFGLVNIPIKMFAATENKDVRFRYIHKECNTPIKYKKICPTCNKEVAEEDIVKGFEYEPGHYVIISDEDLNSVKNEINSKSIEIVDFVNLSEIDPIYFNKTYYLAPQDIVGKAYKLLRKAMEETGKIAIATITIRNKQSLAALRVYKNVLVMETIFYPDEVRPISQVPGLPEDEQVDEKELNIANQLIDNLTAEFEPSKYKDDYREAMIELINKKISGKEIKVTKEAPERNVIDLMEALQASLKETKTGKVKPPTTKKKKTASKKQTS; encoded by the coding sequence ATGCATACTATGTGGAAAGGGTCAATTAGTTTTGGCTTAGTCAATATACCAATAAAAATGTTCGCAGCTACTGAAAATAAAGATGTTAGATTTCGATATATTCATAAGGAGTGCAATACTCCTATAAAATACAAGAAAATATGTCCCACATGCAACAAAGAGGTTGCAGAAGAAGACATAGTAAAAGGGTTTGAATATGAACCGGGTCATTATGTAATTATAAGTGATGAAGATTTGAATTCTGTTAAAAATGAAATCAACAGTAAATCTATTGAAATAGTTGATTTTGTAAATCTTTCTGAGATAGATCCAATATATTTCAATAAAACATATTACCTTGCCCCACAAGATATAGTTGGGAAGGCATATAAGCTCCTTAGAAAAGCTATGGAAGAAACAGGTAAGATAGCTATAGCAACTATAACTATCAGGAACAAACAATCTCTAGCGGCTCTTAGAGTATACAAGAACGTACTTGTAATGGAAACCATATTCTATCCAGATGAAGTACGTCCCATTAGTCAGGTACCAGGTTTACCAGAAGATGAGCAAGTGGATGAAAAAGAACTTAATATAGCTAATCAATTAATTGATAATCTAACAGCTGAATTTGAACCAAGTAAATACAAAGATGATTATAGAGAAGCTATGATTGAATTAATTAACAAGAAGATATCCGGCAAAGAAATAAAAGTAACGAAAGAAGCTCCAGAAAGAAATGTAATAGATCTAATGGAAGCATTACAAGCCAGTTTGAAAGAGACTAAGACTGGGAAAGTAAAACCACCTACAACAAAGAAGAAGAAAACTGCATCAAAAAAACAAACAAGTTAG
- a CDS encoding ATP-dependent DNA ligase, with amino-acid sequence MELIKPMEPILSTEIIEDKDFIHQIKWDGIRGITYIDNDTHKVFTKNGNERTDYYPELNEINHLFNGRSGIIDGEIIVLDDNLRPTFNYILNRERVRNQSKIKYYANKYPIKYIAFDILLLDGKDLRSHPLEDRIEILHKTLNKSGIITITDSFDDGRKLYELMEEKNYEGIVSKNINSKYIAGKKHDMWYKTKIFKKMLTAIGGIQLGNGKIKSLLLGIYSEGNLIYIGNASIGLKESDYNLLKEYMSVISMEESTFTNIDKDRNVIWIKPILTCWVSFLEWTNTNSLRHPKIIGFSSKKATEAIGEEYTYRG; translated from the coding sequence ATGGAATTAATAAAACCCATGGAACCTATCTTATCTACAGAAATTATTGAGGATAAGGACTTCATACATCAAATAAAATGGGATGGTATTAGAGGAATTACGTATATAGATAATGATACTCATAAGGTTTTCACTAAGAATGGTAATGAAAGAACAGATTATTACCCTGAATTAAATGAGATTAATCATCTTTTTAATGGTAGAAGTGGTATTATTGACGGTGAAATTATAGTTCTTGATGATAACTTACGCCCAACTTTTAATTATATACTTAATAGAGAAAGAGTAAGAAATCAGTCTAAGATAAAATATTATGCAAATAAATATCCAATAAAATATATTGCCTTTGATATATTATTATTGGACGGTAAAGACTTGAGAAGTCATCCCCTAGAAGACAGAATAGAAATTCTTCATAAAACATTAAATAAAAGCGGTATAATAACAATAACAGATTCATTTGATGATGGTAGAAAATTATATGAATTGATGGAAGAAAAAAACTATGAAGGTATAGTATCCAAAAATATAAATAGTAAATATATAGCTGGTAAAAAACATGATATGTGGTACAAAACTAAAATATTCAAAAAGATGTTGACAGCTATTGGGGGGATACAGTTAGGTAATGGTAAGATAAAGTCTCTACTATTGGGAATATACAGTGAAGGAAATCTTATTTATATTGGTAATGCTAGCATAGGACTCAAGGAATCTGATTATAACTTGTTGAAAGAATATATGAGCGTAATCAGTATGGAAGAAAGTACATTCACTAATATAGATAAAGATAGAAATGTCATATGGATAAAACCTATTTTAACCTGTTGGGTCAGTTTTTTGGAATGGACAAATACCAATTCTTTAAGACATCCAAAGATAATAGGGTTCAGTTCAAAAAAAGCTACAGAAGCTATTGGAGAGGAGTATACCTATCGTGGATAA
- the ligD gene encoding non-homologous end-joining DNA ligase codes for MDKIIMVDNNKIKISNPDKLLWSELGITKVDYLKYLIYITPYIIKHAKDRFLTTIRYPDGYDKKFFYQKKVPSYAPEFVDSARWKDGSEYINLNKQATLVWLGNLASLEFHTTFNRIQKPFSPTNLVFDLDPSEGQVFEQVIEVALNVYDTLNKLNITSYVKTSGATGLQIYIPIGEKYDYNEARKISKFFAEYFANKYPELITIERLKEKRGKKLYFDYLQMWEGKSIITPYSPRATKYASVSMPVKWEEVEAGIKPQDFTIFNALDRIKKVGDIFEPLLDNKNVESFSSILQQIK; via the coding sequence GTGGATAAAATTATTATGGTAGACAATAATAAAATAAAAATATCAAATCCGGATAAATTATTATGGTCAGAGCTTGGTATAACAAAAGTGGACTATCTAAAATACTTAATATATATAACACCATATATTATAAAACATGCAAAAGATAGATTCTTGACTACTATCAGGTATCCAGACGGTTATGATAAAAAATTCTTCTATCAGAAAAAAGTTCCAAGTTATGCTCCAGAATTTGTTGACTCAGCTAGATGGAAAGATGGAAGTGAGTATATCAATCTTAATAAGCAAGCTACTCTTGTATGGCTTGGTAATCTAGCTTCACTTGAATTTCATACCACCTTCAACAGAATACAAAAACCTTTTTCGCCTACTAATCTAGTATTTGACCTTGATCCATCAGAAGGACAAGTCTTTGAACAGGTCATTGAAGTGGCTTTGAATGTATACGATACTCTAAATAAGCTTAATATTACCAGTTATGTAAAAACTTCCGGTGCAACTGGATTACAGATATATATACCTATTGGGGAAAAGTATGATTACAACGAGGCTAGGAAAATCAGTAAATTCTTCGCTGAGTATTTTGCTAATAAATATCCAGAGCTAATAACTATAGAAAGACTAAAAGAAAAAAGAGGGAAAAAATTATATTTCGATTATCTACAGATGTGGGAAGGGAAGAGTATCATTACACCTTATTCCCCAAGAGCTACCAAGTATGCTTCTGTTTCAATGCCAGTGAAGTGGGAAGAAGTAGAAGCAGGTATCAAGCCACAAGATTTTACTATATTCAATGCCTTGGATAGGATAAAAAAAGTAGGGGATATTTTTGAACCTTTACTGGATAATAAAAATGTTGAAAGCTTTAGTTCCATACTTCAACAAATAAAATAG